A segment of the Cenarchaeum symbiosum A genome:
CACCGAGGTCATCCTGTGCTTGATGTCGTTATAGTAGACGTCCACCTCGAACTTGCCTATCCCCATGAAGCCGGGCTGCTCCCCCATCTTAGCCAGGCGGACCTTCTCCCGGGCCCTCGACATTTCATACCTCATCTGGGCGAGCTTTACCTGGAGCCTTGATTCGTGGCCGGTTGCGCGGAGCTCGAATATCTCGAGTATGAGCGCCTCCCTGTCCAATACATTCCGGTGCAGGCGGGACGCAAGGTTGTAGTTCTGGCTCGGCCTGAGCATCTCGTCAAAGACTATCACATCGGGATCGATCCTCTTGGCATCCTCTTCCAGAGACTCGACTGCCCCGCCGCTGATTCCATACTTGGGCCGGTTGAGGTACTTTTGCCGGATAATCAGCTCAGGGTTATACCCTGCCGCACCGCAGAGGTCGACGGCCTCTGCCACCGCGTCCTCCCTGTCGTATGATATGAGGATGGCCTTTTTCAATCCGGCTCCGGGGGCACCTATGCCTTCTTGAGGGTCTTTTCTATGGTCATGTTAAGCACGATCTCCGCTATGTCACTGGCATACTCTGCTATCCGGCGTATGTTCTCGGTGGTCCTCCTTATCCTGTACACCCCGGGCTCCCCCGTCTTCTTGGTAGTCTCCATGACCCTAGTCTCGTATGCAGAGATCTCCTCGGATGATTTGATCGTCTTCTCCGCCTGCTCATAGTCTTCTGTGAACAGCGAGAGGCACGCATCATCAAGCAGGGAGACTGCAAACTGGCTCATCTCCTTGATCTTGGACATGGTGGGGCCCCCGACCCCGCCGTACTCCAGCAGGTCCCGGGCGATAAGGGACGCATGGTCGCCGGTCCTCTCTATGCTCTTGACCACCAGCCTGTATCCGAGGCAGCTCCGGGCGTCGCGGAACCCGACCTCCTTGAGCATGTGCTCGTTCTGTATGGCCATCTTGAGCTGCCTTATTATGTAAAATCCAAACCTGTCGACCTCGTCGTCTGTGTCTATCACCTCCCGGGCGAGTGCAAGGTTCTCCCGCTCTACGGCCGCTATCGCGTCAGATAGCATCATCTTTGCAAGATGGATCATCCGCTTGAATGCGCCGTCGACCGTCAGCTCCAGCAGGCTGACTAGCACCTGCAAGGTCATCCCGTTGCGCGAATCAGAGATGATCTCGGTCCCCATGAGCATCCGCCGGACGGCCTCCTTTATCGAGGCCCGCTGCTCGGGCCTGAGCCACCCCTCTTTCGGCACCACGTGGATGGTCCTAAAGCCCAGAAAGTACAGCGAGATGAGCCTTCTGACTGTAGGCTGGGGATCCTCGTCCGCCCTTATCTCGATTGTCGCGTCCTCCTTGGGGGCGCCGCCCTCCCTGACCTGGGGCGGAAAGATCTGCAGGGTTGACGAGTTCCGGGTAATTCTGATCTGATCGCCCCGCCTCAGGCCCAGATCGGTCACCCAGCGCTTTGGCAGCGACACAATATAGGAGGAGTTGCCTGTAAACTGAATCTTGCGGGTCTCCTCTTTTTCGCTCATAGTCTATAGAATCCGGCCCGACCTATATAGATGTGCCCGGTGCCGGGGCCCAGAGTCCTCAGGAGGAAGGGCCGCATTATTCATGCGGGGGCCGCCGTGCACCGGGACGGGCTGCACAAAAACGCCGGGGGGCAGTGCGGCACCTGTGGCAAAGATGCGCCCCGGTGTGACGCAGCGGTGCATCCGCGCGCGGCGGGGGCGAACATGATTTCGATATCCTACACAGCGGGGGCCGGCGCCACAATGGACTAATATTTGGACCGGGCGCGCCCGGCATGTGGAGAACAGGGAGAAGCTGCTGCGCACGCTCGACGCGCTCTTTGGCAGGGGGACCTCGAGGAACGTGCCGGGGGGGCTTGAGTTTGTCCTGTCAAGAAAGAACGGTAGGATCAGGACCGTCAACCATGGAGGGAGGCTGCTCTGCACGCTCAGGACCGACGGCGGCCTTGCCATCACCCCGCACTTTGCACAGATGCTGCTGAAAGGGAAAAACTTCAAGGAGAGCTGCGTGGAGATAGACGCCGCATCGAGGCCGTTTGTAGAGGAGGGCAGGTCGGTGTTTTGCGCCCATGTGGTGTGGTGCGGCAAGAACGTCAGGATCGCGTCGGACGCGCCGGTGCTGTTTGACGGCAGGGTGGTGGCGGTTGGAAAGGCCGTGCTGCCAGCGGGAATGATCACCTCGATGGAGAGGGGGGTGGCGGTCAAGGTCAGGGATAGTTTAAAAGGTCAGCAGGCCGGGGATGAGATGCCTTGATGCGCGGGGGAAACCGGAACATGAGGAGGATGATGGACCGGATGGGCCTCGACATGAACGATATCAAGGACGTCCGGGAGGTGGTCATAAAGACCAATGAAAAGGAGATCATCATTACAAAGCCCCAGGTCAGCGAGATGAAGGGCAAGGACGGATCGGTCTTTACGGTCACCGGGGGCGACTATGAGGAGAAGGAGCTCGAGGTGCCGATATTCTCCGATGACGACATAGACCTGATCTGCGAACAGACGGGCGTGGAGAGGGAGCGTGCGATAGAGGCGCTCGGCGAGGCCAAGGGCGATCTGGCACAGGCGATAATGCTGCTCACCGATAATTGAAGGTTTAATTAGAAGATCCGGATCCGCGCCAATCATGAGCAGTACGTCCGGCTCCCAGGTGACGGGGATAATCGAGTCGCTGTCGGGTCTCGAGGAGGACCTCGACTCGCTTGATGCAAGGCTTGTAGAGATGAAGCGGAGGCTTGCAGCCAAGGCGCAGGCGGAGATCGACACGCTGACGGCCAAGGTGCGCGAGATGGCATCGCGCGAGGCGGAGGCGATCATAGAGGATGCCAGGAAGAAGGCAGAAGACGAGGCCGCCAAGATAGTCCAGGAGGGCGAGGGGAAGCTCAAGGATATCCAGTCCAAGATAGATACGGGCCTCGACGACGCAGTCAAGCACGTGGTCGCGTCTGTGCTCAAGGCATAATTATTATACAAGAAGGGGTTTTTCTGCGGCATCAGCCCCTTAGAGTACCTCCGAATAGGCGTTGCCACCACCCAAGGGAGGCCATACTATAGGTTTGTAAAAACACTCAGGGCGCTCGGAGCCGGCTTTGACTCGATCCTGCCGGAGGAGGTGCCCCGGTACAGGGGGAGCGTCGTGCTTACCACCAGGGAGGAGGCGCCCGCGGGCGCGCACATCCCGCTGCTGTACGAAGAGTCCGTTGAGGAGCACCCGACCGTCCTTGCCGGGCTGATCCTGCAAAAGGCCGGGGCGGGCGCGGGGGAGCGGGAGCTTGTAATCGGCATAGACCCCGGCAGCAGGACGGGGCTCTCGGTATTCTACCTTGGCAGGGAGATAGAGAGCTCCATACATTCCACGACCGAGGGGTTGGTCTCGCACATAATCACGGTGCTCGCGGGGCTGAGCACTAGGAGGAAGATAGTGAGGATAGGCAACGGCAGCATGCCCGCGGCCAAGGCGATAGGGGCCATGCTCAACCTGCGGTTCTGCTCCTCGTTTGAGCTGGAGTTTGTCGACGAGTACGGGACGAGCCCGAGATCCAAGAACAACAACCAGGCGGGAAAGCGCGACAGGCTATCCGCGAGGTACATATCGCAGAGGACGGGCCGCAGGCGCGTCGTGCTGCCGCATTCCATGACGGGCTGAGCGCTCCCCCCAGTAACTGCGCGCGGCAAACCCAGAAGGCTGCATCTTCCCCCGTCCTTATGCCACATGCGTGCTCCCTGTCCCGGTCCATCCTGTCTAGTTCCTTGCCCCAGTTCGTTTTGCAGACTCTTTTAATCAGGATGGTAAATCTGTTGACGAGGCGAGGACCGGCACGCGGGTAACCACAAAACAATTCTGTGTCCCCAGTCTTTGCCGATTTTCTTTTAGGTATGGATCTGTTATGGGTATTTGGGCGTGTTTTTTCACTATGCCCCTTGGCGGAGTACATGCGGCCGTTCGGTATAAAGAGATGGCATGGAAGGCATCCCTCTCAGGCCGTAGACATCCTGACAAATCTACGGTCATGCGGGGTCTGCGCCACCTAAGGAGCACGCCATCCGGCGGACAAGTCACGAGGCGTCATTATACGCATGCCAAGAAACCCATTATGACTCCTCAACTTCAACAGTGCAGTGTCTATTGTAATGAACTTGATGCATCCCATGTTCCGCGCAGCTTTGAGTTGCAGTACGTCCGCCGAGCCGGCTATCTTACCTATTTCGTAAAAATCCTCCTTGCAGAGACAGTGAATATCCTTGGCAAGTTTTTCCATTTCAAGCTCGCCTATATCATGCAAAGCCTGTCTACAGATGATGCCCAGATCGCCGCGTATTCCGTTAACGACATCGTTGTACTCATCATTTACATTCTGGAATAGACACGTAGTCTTTGCATTTTTCAATCCTCTGAATTGGTATTTGTGGGTTATATAGCGACGTATCTCGAGCAGGTTGATAGTGGATACCACCAGCTGAAATTTTTTCTCTCTGACCATATTGAAGATGCGCGTGAAATCATCATTTTTCTCGACGTACTCGCCGAGATAAATCATTGTGTCAAAATAAACCCTATCAGACAGATCCTCCTCGGATCCGTGCGTCGGGGCATTCTCCCCGGTCTTGTTATCTAACACTATGCAGGACTCCGGGCCGCATATGCCCGGCCAGTCCGCTGAGAGGCGGCCGCTGCCGATCCCCGGTGATGCTCACTAGCCTTGCCTCTGGTATAGGCGGGGAGAATTACATACTTGCCCTCGGCTAGTGAGACAGCACTCTCAGCATGCTCCCTGCCGCCAGAAGACGGAAACAGATAGCTGATGCTATCGGCTGTACGCCCTATCCCGCCTCTGAGCGCCGTCTGGGGAAAGTGCAGGTGCAGAAGGTCCCTTATCTCGGGGGCAGAATGGCTGCCCAGTACTTTGACGAGCTGCGCCATGTCATAATCTATGTCGCCATCCTCCATATCTGATGTGTGTGAATGAATGGCGGATATCCTCCAGTTGAGCGGCCTGAGATGAGTACCGGCTGCCTTGGATGACTCGCGCAGTATCTTGATGACCTCTTTGTGTTCTAGGCATGTCAGTGCCGCCGTTATCTCGGAATTTTGGCCGGTCCCGGACATTCCAAAGTAGAATGGAGGCATGACGTGCCTAGTCTCGAGGAACTTGCACGCAAAGTGCACAATGCCCCTGAGCTCCTCTAACATAACAACCCCGCCTAGGCAGGACAGCACCACCCGTATCAAGTCCTCCCGGGGCCCTGACGGGGACAGTCTCCGGCCCTTGTCATCGTAGTCTTCCCTGCTCCTGGCCTCGCCTATCTCGTACATGCACTGCGGGCACCTACCATCCTCTAACGAGTAAAACAGGACCCCGCACTCGCACTTCATGACAGGCATGGTATTTGGCCGGCCCGCAGGTATTTTATTATAACGCTGGTAACTTTGATGAAAACCACGAACATGTATGGACCATTATTCGAGTTTTACGTCAAGTGTAAGGAAGGATTTTGAAGGGTGCCCCGCCACAAGGATGATGCCATCCGCCCGGTAATTGTGGCAGTAATTGCCGCAGTGATGCTCTGGCCTATACTGTCGGCTGTTGCCGATGGTGACGGGGCCGGCATGCCGTCAACAGTGGACAACATGGCAACAAGCAAGAGTCTGCCGGATGGGGCAATTGCGGGGATGATCCCCAATGGTTCAGCCGGCGCGGCCCTGTCCGTTGTTGATCTTCCAGGAATGTCCGATGGAATAAACGTGTCAGTGAAAGCCGCAATACCGGGCATGCCTGCAGGTATCGATGGCATGAGTGACAGCGTGGCGGATGATACAGCGGATTATCCTGTGCGGGATTATGCCGGAGAATCACCATACAGCGGATTGAACGCGTCAGACGCACCGGGTGTTTTTGATTACTCCATTTCCAACCATCTTGTGCTGATTAATGAAGGTGGTATCACACCTGGTACAAGGAGCGAGCGCATGACCGAGTCTGAAATTCCAATAACAGTGCTTCACAGGGGCAACGGCACGGTCACGGTTGATTTCTCAAAAGATGTCATGTCGGCCGAACACGGGAGGATAGTGGCCAGGACCGACAAGCATGTGCAGTATGACGGGTTTGCCAACCCCGTGCGGTTTTATAACAGCAGCATCGGTGAGGATGACGGGTCTATTCTCACATTGTACATGGATGCCGGCAACAGGAGCAAGATTGCCCCTATCGACTTGGATGTTGCGATACTTTTTGGCGTGGATACGATAGAGTTTGCCGGGGGGGAGATGTGGCCAAAGATGAGAATCGGCGACGGATGCATAGGGGGATCAGACTGCAGTGATGCGGGTTTTGATTTTTTGAGGGCCACAAACCGCCTCGATGACACCCCCCGGAGCTCCAGATTCAATGTGCGGCATGCCCCCTATGACATCTATGAAACCATCGTGCCAATCGGGATACACGGGCATGAGGTATTTTTCGACGGAGCTGGCGGGGTTGAAAATGTCATGTATGGAATAAACGAACTTGGCCAAAACAATGACAAAATTGATGCATTTTCAGTTGACGACTCAGGTATGTTCGAGCTCATAGAAACAAACAGGCTCAGGGTAGATATCAGGTACATGGGCAGCGCCGGCGCTGGCTCAGACAAAGTCATAGTTGTGGACAAGCCAAAAGATGTGCCTTCCAAGTCATTCGGGGATGAGACATTCGATAATTTGCAGAGCCCGACAATTTTGCTGCGAGATTATAATTATGATGATTTCACACTCGGGGCTGCAAATGGCAGCATCACAGATCTCCACGGCTATTATAACAACAGGGATCTCACGGCGACATGCCCGACGCTTGATGTCAATGCGGCGACCTACTCGTCTGACGGGCGGCGCCTCTATCTTGCCGGCAGAGGGGGAAGCGATGAATGCCTGGGGTTCATAGTGAAATTTTCATATCTTGAAGGGTCTGAGCACAACATAACAGGCGAGCTTGCAGGAGCAACGACGCAGCCTGCAGACGGCGAGGAGCCGACCCATTTCATCTGGTCAAAAGAGGACCTGGCCGGGCAGCTTGGCGTGGACCCGGGTGATTTGAGGCCCAGGATGACGCCACTTGGCAACGTAAATCCGGGCGATGTGGACGACATATTGCTGTCACCCGACGAGGAGACAATATTCCTGCAATTCAAGGACATGGCAGTGTCGATAGAAAATGACGCCAAAAACGACCTGGCGGACAGCCTTGAGGTCATAGAATACCACCGCATTGACAGCTCATATCTGACACCGGGGGAAAAGGGGATTTACATGCTCAGCCAGGATGACAATATCCAGGATACCTATTACGGTGCAATGAATGCCTTCAAAATGGAAAGGCCGGCGTCGATCGATTATATCGACAGTGGCGGCGACACGCTGGTGTTTGAGATGGAGACGATGAGGAACGTTGCATCAATGATACCCGCAGGCGATGCGCCCGTTGTGGATGATATGATGGAGACCGGAGGCAATGCCATGTATGAGAGGGATCCGCGGGATGGGCCGCTGATAAATGACGGGTCGGGGCTTGGCCTGAAGCTGCCCGCAAACGACATGCCTGAAGTGGAGGAGATGGCAGATGCCGGAATAATAAGGGAATTTGAGCGCGGGACATCAGATGTGCCGGCCGTGATGGATAGCGTTTCAATTGGCGGGTCCATAGAGGCCGATGACAGGCCTGTCATAGACGACATGATGGATACAGAAAGAACAGGCATCTTCGAGCGGGAAGAGTCCGACAGTGCAGCCGTGAACGATCATGCAGATATTGGCCGGACGATTTACGCGGCAGATGCGCCGGTTATCGATGACATTATGGATACTAAAAGAGCGGGGAGCTTTGAGCGCGGGCCGTCAGATGTACCGGCTGTAAGGGATAGTGTCTTGATTGGTGGAATCATAGAGGCCGCTGACAGGCCGGTCATAGACGACATGATGAATACTGGAAGAATGGGGAGCTTTGAGCGCAGGCCGTCAGATGTACCGGCCGTGATGGATCGCGCCTCATTTGGCGAGATAATAGAGGCCGCTGATACGCCGGTTGTAGATGACATGATGGATACCGGAGGAATGGGCATGTTCGAGCGTGTACAGTCAGACAGTCTATCCGTGAACGATCATGCAGATATTGGCCGCACACTTGACGCGGCAGATGCGCCGGTTATAGATGACATGATGGATACAGGCGGCAAGGGCATGTTTGAGAGGGAAGAGTCCGACAGTGCAGCCGTGAACGATCATGCCGATATTGGCCGCACACTTGACGCGGCAGATGCGCCGGTTATAGATGACATGATGGATACAGGCGGCAAGGGCATGTTCGAGCGCGGGACATCAGATGTACCGGCCGTGATGGATCGTGTCACGATTGGCGGGATCATAGAGGCTGACGACAGGCCGGTCATAGACGACATGATGGATACCGGCGGCAAGATAATCCACATGAGAAATGCAGCGGACGCGCCTGGCATAATGGAGGGGACCGATGTGTATGCTGACGGGATAGTTTATGCAGTTGATATGCTGCCAGGCCAGGACACGGCATCAACCGTCCGGCACGCTGTATTATACGCGGTAGATGCCCCTGTATTCTCAAGCGGGACGCC
Coding sequences within it:
- a CDS encoding phosphate uptake regulator (COG0704) — translated: MSEKEETRKIQFTGNSSYIVSLPKRWVTDLGLRRGDQIRITRNSSTLQIFPPQVREGGAPKEDATIEIRADEDPQPTVRRLISLYFLGFRTIHVVPKEGWLRPEQRASIKEAVRRMLMGTEIISDSRNGMTLQVLVSLLELTVDGAFKRMIHLAKMMLSDAIAAVERENLALAREVIDTDDEVDRFGFYIIRQLKMAIQNEHMLKEVGFRDARSCLGYRLVVKSIERTGDHASLIARDLLEYGGVGGPTMSKIKEMSQFAVSLLDDACLSLFTEDYEQAEKTIKSSEEISAYETRVMETTKKTGEPGVYRIRRTTENIRRIAEYASDIAEIVLNMTIEKTLKKA
- a CDS encoding transcription factor (homologous to NACalpha-BTF3~COG1308), with translation MRGGNRNMRRMMDRMGLDMNDIKDVREVVIKTNEKEIIITKPQVSEMKGKDGSVFTVTGGDYEEKELEVPIFSDDDIDLICEQTGVERERAIEALGEAKGDLAQAIMLLTDN
- a CDS encoding queuine tRNA-ribosyltransferase containing PUA domain (COG1549), which translates into the protein MENREKLLRTLDALFGRGTSRNVPGGLEFVLSRKNGRIRTVNHGGRLLCTLRTDGGLAITPHFAQMLLKGKNFKESCVEIDAASRPFVEEGRSVFCAHVVWCGKNVRIASDAPVLFDGRVVAVGKAVLPAGMITSMERGVAVKVRDSLKGQQAGDEMP